In Solanum stenotomum isolate F172 chromosome 6, ASM1918654v1, whole genome shotgun sequence, one DNA window encodes the following:
- the LOC125868912 gene encoding F-box protein At5g18160-like has product MDVKSSSCKGRRISHAPRMRIMDLPLVILIEILSRLSIKPIFRCKTVCKLWYNLLSYDPLFADMYQTRSLKFPCIYLFDGVGKPSLLELKAEYNYYARHCNRPIQLTPEFHYPPGRVFLVGLCNGFTCFANGSTDIEKHSVYISNPLLGEYFEVKLPEWEISVWRVTYGFCFSKASGKYKVLRFVARKFTKVSELEVYTLGVGEKWRNMGEISCPVWYNKFDKVNINGALHWMDSEKMTSFTPSILRQKRSSPCQLHRDW; this is encoded by the coding sequence ATGGACGTCAAAAGCTCATCttgcaaaggaagaagaatctCTCATGCCCCGAGGATGAGGATTATGGATCTTCCATTGGTGATTTTGATTGAAATTCTTTCAAGATTGTCAATTAAGCCCATTTTTCGATGTAAGACGGTGTGTAAACTTTGGTACAATCTTTTATCTTACGACCCTTTATTTGCTGACATGTATCAAACAAGATCCCTCAAATTCCCCTGCATTTATCTTTTCGATGGTGTGGGCAAGCCTTCACTTCTAGAACTCAAAGCAGAGTATAATTATTATGCTCGCCATTGTAACAGACCCATTCAATTGACCCCTGAGTTTCACTACCCTCCAGGGAGAGTGTTTTTAGTTGGTTTGTGTAATGGATTCACTTGTTTCGCGAATGGTTCGACGGATATTGAGAAACATTCTGTTTATATTAGTAATCCTCTTTTGGGTgaatattttgaagttaaattgcCTGAATGGGAGATTAGTGTTTGGCGTGTTACTTATGGATTTTGCTTTAGCAAAGCGTCTGGAAAGTATAAGGTTTTGAGATTTGTAGCTAGAAAGTTTACTAAAGTATCGGAATTGGAGGTTTATACTCTTGGAGTTGGTGAGAAATGGAGAAATATGGGTGAAATTTCGTGTCCTGTATGGTATAATAAGTTTGACAAGGTTAACATCAATGGTGCTCTTCATTGGATGGATAGCGAAAAAATGACATCATTTACTCCTTCGATATTGAGACAGAAAAGGTCAAGTCCCTGCCAGCTCCACCGGGATTGGTAA